A genomic region of Metopolophium dirhodum isolate CAU chromosome 1, ASM1992520v1, whole genome shotgun sequence contains the following coding sequences:
- the LOC132935916 gene encoding protein suppressor 2 of zeste isoform X3, producing MTERNGRCSPAVKIADSSSGRCNEARRMSEGGLVMSSCAAANFNNNNNNNTTNTNNNNHNGGSRTTAAVPRRKFSFPAVLQSHSLQSELGGVDFGGGPSLTVATARRRFSNVSDVVSRKLSHTIGWRTAVPTEQIARQGKALCVQYVRWKLKRAGAYTKKCAAVLRAASAAANPTASVDGNGGGGSGGYFIPPLQAMAAAADHIDGVRRDVFPAVLRVGLQLERLDPKLYATGTVATETAAVTAASTAGAAGNPSAAAAMTGPAAPPQRLFQRHRPAYRRNTAAASVVLVSVSRELFRAGAQVTWAKVVSLVCVAAGLAVDCARRGRADQLPDLIEAVGEVIEDDLAAWIHYNGGWMGLQSYCKPVVVNIENPVSTQILYLVSLLIVVIFFLLLLRWFDFISVFR from the exons ATGACTGAACGCAACGGTCGGTGTTCGCCGGCGGTGAAAATCGCCGACAGTTCTTCCGGccg GTGTAATGAAGCACGGCGCATGTCCGAAGGTGGTCTCGTCATGTCTTCATGCGCGGCTGCCAActtcaacaacaacaacaacaacaacaccacAAACACAAACAACAACAACCACAACGGCGGCAGCAGGACGACGGCCGCTGTGCCCAGGCGCAAGTTCAGCTTCCCGGCGGTGTTGCAGTCGCACAGCCTTCAATCTGAACTGGGCGGCGTCGACTTCGGCGGTGGGCCGTCGCTCACTGTTGCCACAGCCCGTCGGCGGTTCAGCAACGTCAGCGACGTCGTGTCCAGGAAACTGTCGCACACCATCGGGTGGCGGACGGCCGTGCCGACGGAGCAGATCGCGCGACAGGGCAAGGCGCTGTGTGTGCAGTACGTCCGTTGGAAGCTGAAGCGGGCTGGCGCGTACACGAAAAAATGCGCTGCTGTGTTGCGAGCGGCTAGCGCGGCCGCTAACCCCACGGCTTCGGTGGACGGAAATGGCGGTGGCGGAAGTGGTGGCTACTTCATACCGCCACTACAGGCGATGGCAGCTGCGGCCGATCACATCGATGGGGTGCGTCGTGACGTGTTTCCTGCCGTGCTCCGGGTCGGGCTCCAATTGGAGCGGCTCGACCCGAAACTGTACGCGACAGGGACCGTGGCCACTGAAACTGCGGCCGTCACTGCTGCGTCCACAGCCGGTGCTGCAGGCAACCCATCGGCGGCCGCGGCAATGACCGGGCCGGCTGCTCCGCCTCAGCGCCTGTTCCAGCGGCACCGGCCCGCGTACAGGAGAAACACGGCCGCGGCTTCTGTCGTCCTGGTGTCCGTATCCCGTGAACTGTTCCGGGCCGGCGCCCAGGTCACGTGGGCCAAAGTCGTGTCGCTTGTGTGCGTGGCCGCCGGGCTTGCTGTCGACTGCGCGCGCCGTGGCCGTGCCGATCAGCTGCCCGACCTGATCGAGGCCGTCGGCGAAGTAATCGAGGACGATCTGGCCGCTTGGATACATTACAACGGCGGATGG aTGGGGCTCCAGTCATACTGCAAACCGGTGGTCGTCAACATCGAAAATCCTGTATCCACTCAAATCTTGTATCTAGTGTCATTGCTCATAGTTGTCATATTTTTCTTGTTATTGTTGAGGTGGTTTGACTTCATATCCGTTTTCCGATGA
- the LOC132935916 gene encoding uncharacterized protein LOC132935916 isoform X2, with amino-acid sequence MPGQLSVWPVCLFSVNKPEIGRIKNSHTSSKRCNEARRMSEGGLVMSSCAAANFNNNNNNNTTNTNNNNHNGGSRTTAAVPRRKFSFPAVLQSHSLQSELGGVDFGGGPSLTVATARRRFSNVSDVVSRKLSHTIGWRTAVPTEQIARQGKALCVQYVRWKLKRAGAYTKKCAAVLRAASAAANPTASVDGNGGGGSGGYFIPPLQAMAAAADHIDGVRRDVFPAVLRVGLQLERLDPKLYATGTVATETAAVTAASTAGAAGNPSAAAAMTGPAAPPQRLFQRHRPAYRRNTAAASVVLVSVSRELFRAGAQVTWAKVVSLVCVAAGLAVDCARRGRADQLPDLIEAVGEVIEDDLAAWIHYNGGWMGLQSYCKPVVVNIENPVSTQILYLVSLLIVVIFFLLLLRWFDFISVFR; translated from the exons GTGTAATGAAGCACGGCGCATGTCCGAAGGTGGTCTCGTCATGTCTTCATGCGCGGCTGCCAActtcaacaacaacaacaacaacaacaccacAAACACAAACAACAACAACCACAACGGCGGCAGCAGGACGACGGCCGCTGTGCCCAGGCGCAAGTTCAGCTTCCCGGCGGTGTTGCAGTCGCACAGCCTTCAATCTGAACTGGGCGGCGTCGACTTCGGCGGTGGGCCGTCGCTCACTGTTGCCACAGCCCGTCGGCGGTTCAGCAACGTCAGCGACGTCGTGTCCAGGAAACTGTCGCACACCATCGGGTGGCGGACGGCCGTGCCGACGGAGCAGATCGCGCGACAGGGCAAGGCGCTGTGTGTGCAGTACGTCCGTTGGAAGCTGAAGCGGGCTGGCGCGTACACGAAAAAATGCGCTGCTGTGTTGCGAGCGGCTAGCGCGGCCGCTAACCCCACGGCTTCGGTGGACGGAAATGGCGGTGGCGGAAGTGGTGGCTACTTCATACCGCCACTACAGGCGATGGCAGCTGCGGCCGATCACATCGATGGGGTGCGTCGTGACGTGTTTCCTGCCGTGCTCCGGGTCGGGCTCCAATTGGAGCGGCTCGACCCGAAACTGTACGCGACAGGGACCGTGGCCACTGAAACTGCGGCCGTCACTGCTGCGTCCACAGCCGGTGCTGCAGGCAACCCATCGGCGGCCGCGGCAATGACCGGGCCGGCTGCTCCGCCTCAGCGCCTGTTCCAGCGGCACCGGCCCGCGTACAGGAGAAACACGGCCGCGGCTTCTGTCGTCCTGGTGTCCGTATCCCGTGAACTGTTCCGGGCCGGCGCCCAGGTCACGTGGGCCAAAGTCGTGTCGCTTGTGTGCGTGGCCGCCGGGCTTGCTGTCGACTGCGCGCGCCGTGGCCGTGCCGATCAGCTGCCCGACCTGATCGAGGCCGTCGGCGAAGTAATCGAGGACGATCTGGCCGCTTGGATACATTACAACGGCGGATGG aTGGGGCTCCAGTCATACTGCAAACCGGTGGTCGTCAACATCGAAAATCCTGTATCCACTCAAATCTTGTATCTAGTGTCATTGCTCATAGTTGTCATATTTTTCTTGTTATTGTTGAGGTGGTTTGACTTCATATCCGTTTTCCGATGA
- the LOC132935916 gene encoding uncharacterized protein LOC132935916 isoform X4 gives MTQGSVLYWCNEARRMSEGGLVMSSCAAANFNNNNNNNTTNTNNNNHNGGSRTTAAVPRRKFSFPAVLQSHSLQSELGGVDFGGGPSLTVATARRRFSNVSDVVSRKLSHTIGWRTAVPTEQIARQGKALCVQYVRWKLKRAGAYTKKCAAVLRAASAAANPTASVDGNGGGGSGGYFIPPLQAMAAAADHIDGVRRDVFPAVLRVGLQLERLDPKLYATGTVATETAAVTAASTAGAAGNPSAAAAMTGPAAPPQRLFQRHRPAYRRNTAAASVVLVSVSRELFRAGAQVTWAKVVSLVCVAAGLAVDCARRGRADQLPDLIEAVGEVIEDDLAAWIHYNGGWMGLQSYCKPVVVNIENPVSTQILYLVSLLIVVIFFLLLLRWFDFISVFR, from the exons GTGTAATGAAGCACGGCGCATGTCCGAAGGTGGTCTCGTCATGTCTTCATGCGCGGCTGCCAActtcaacaacaacaacaacaacaacaccacAAACACAAACAACAACAACCACAACGGCGGCAGCAGGACGACGGCCGCTGTGCCCAGGCGCAAGTTCAGCTTCCCGGCGGTGTTGCAGTCGCACAGCCTTCAATCTGAACTGGGCGGCGTCGACTTCGGCGGTGGGCCGTCGCTCACTGTTGCCACAGCCCGTCGGCGGTTCAGCAACGTCAGCGACGTCGTGTCCAGGAAACTGTCGCACACCATCGGGTGGCGGACGGCCGTGCCGACGGAGCAGATCGCGCGACAGGGCAAGGCGCTGTGTGTGCAGTACGTCCGTTGGAAGCTGAAGCGGGCTGGCGCGTACACGAAAAAATGCGCTGCTGTGTTGCGAGCGGCTAGCGCGGCCGCTAACCCCACGGCTTCGGTGGACGGAAATGGCGGTGGCGGAAGTGGTGGCTACTTCATACCGCCACTACAGGCGATGGCAGCTGCGGCCGATCACATCGATGGGGTGCGTCGTGACGTGTTTCCTGCCGTGCTCCGGGTCGGGCTCCAATTGGAGCGGCTCGACCCGAAACTGTACGCGACAGGGACCGTGGCCACTGAAACTGCGGCCGTCACTGCTGCGTCCACAGCCGGTGCTGCAGGCAACCCATCGGCGGCCGCGGCAATGACCGGGCCGGCTGCTCCGCCTCAGCGCCTGTTCCAGCGGCACCGGCCCGCGTACAGGAGAAACACGGCCGCGGCTTCTGTCGTCCTGGTGTCCGTATCCCGTGAACTGTTCCGGGCCGGCGCCCAGGTCACGTGGGCCAAAGTCGTGTCGCTTGTGTGCGTGGCCGCCGGGCTTGCTGTCGACTGCGCGCGCCGTGGCCGTGCCGATCAGCTGCCCGACCTGATCGAGGCCGTCGGCGAAGTAATCGAGGACGATCTGGCCGCTTGGATACATTACAACGGCGGATGG aTGGGGCTCCAGTCATACTGCAAACCGGTGGTCGTCAACATCGAAAATCCTGTATCCACTCAAATCTTGTATCTAGTGTCATTGCTCATAGTTGTCATATTTTTCTTGTTATTGTTGAGGTGGTTTGACTTCATATCCGTTTTCCGATGA
- the LOC132935916 gene encoding uncharacterized protein LOC132935916 isoform X5 — MSEGGLVMSSCAAANFNNNNNNNTTNTNNNNHNGGSRTTAAVPRRKFSFPAVLQSHSLQSELGGVDFGGGPSLTVATARRRFSNVSDVVSRKLSHTIGWRTAVPTEQIARQGKALCVQYVRWKLKRAGAYTKKCAAVLRAASAAANPTASVDGNGGGGSGGYFIPPLQAMAAAADHIDGVRRDVFPAVLRVGLQLERLDPKLYATGTVATETAAVTAASTAGAAGNPSAAAAMTGPAAPPQRLFQRHRPAYRRNTAAASVVLVSVSRELFRAGAQVTWAKVVSLVCVAAGLAVDCARRGRADQLPDLIEAVGEVIEDDLAAWIHYNGGWMGLQSYCKPVVVNIENPVSTQILYLVSLLIVVIFFLLLLRWFDFISVFR; from the exons ATGTCCGAAGGTGGTCTCGTCATGTCTTCATGCGCGGCTGCCAActtcaacaacaacaacaacaacaacaccacAAACACAAACAACAACAACCACAACGGCGGCAGCAGGACGACGGCCGCTGTGCCCAGGCGCAAGTTCAGCTTCCCGGCGGTGTTGCAGTCGCACAGCCTTCAATCTGAACTGGGCGGCGTCGACTTCGGCGGTGGGCCGTCGCTCACTGTTGCCACAGCCCGTCGGCGGTTCAGCAACGTCAGCGACGTCGTGTCCAGGAAACTGTCGCACACCATCGGGTGGCGGACGGCCGTGCCGACGGAGCAGATCGCGCGACAGGGCAAGGCGCTGTGTGTGCAGTACGTCCGTTGGAAGCTGAAGCGGGCTGGCGCGTACACGAAAAAATGCGCTGCTGTGTTGCGAGCGGCTAGCGCGGCCGCTAACCCCACGGCTTCGGTGGACGGAAATGGCGGTGGCGGAAGTGGTGGCTACTTCATACCGCCACTACAGGCGATGGCAGCTGCGGCCGATCACATCGATGGGGTGCGTCGTGACGTGTTTCCTGCCGTGCTCCGGGTCGGGCTCCAATTGGAGCGGCTCGACCCGAAACTGTACGCGACAGGGACCGTGGCCACTGAAACTGCGGCCGTCACTGCTGCGTCCACAGCCGGTGCTGCAGGCAACCCATCGGCGGCCGCGGCAATGACCGGGCCGGCTGCTCCGCCTCAGCGCCTGTTCCAGCGGCACCGGCCCGCGTACAGGAGAAACACGGCCGCGGCTTCTGTCGTCCTGGTGTCCGTATCCCGTGAACTGTTCCGGGCCGGCGCCCAGGTCACGTGGGCCAAAGTCGTGTCGCTTGTGTGCGTGGCCGCCGGGCTTGCTGTCGACTGCGCGCGCCGTGGCCGTGCCGATCAGCTGCCCGACCTGATCGAGGCCGTCGGCGAAGTAATCGAGGACGATCTGGCCGCTTGGATACATTACAACGGCGGATGG aTGGGGCTCCAGTCATACTGCAAACCGGTGGTCGTCAACATCGAAAATCCTGTATCCACTCAAATCTTGTATCTAGTGTCATTGCTCATAGTTGTCATATTTTTCTTGTTATTGTTGAGGTGGTTTGACTTCATATCCGTTTTCCGATGA